The DNA window tgATTATCAGCTAGTTTTAAAATGGTATATGGTTTTCCAAGTATTAATTATATTGTgcgaatatgaaaatgaaataaaactgtataatGAAAATCCTATGCAAACCGCGAACCGCTCGAGAAGAGCTTCGCGAACGAAGCCATCCGCGTTGGGGAAGGAAAGAATTAATACACAACTGATGTGGTTCTTCGTTGGTTGTTATAGCTTTGAATCGCATGTGTCCGTAACGACAGGTTGCTAGGTATCATTTTCGAAGCTAacagaatgcatcacaactgaAGAAAGCTTGCTTGCGAAGCGCGAACGATCGGTTCACGatgcgatttttcccatgcttgATCTACGTCATGaggtactgattatgttcaaaaacattaacCATGCAAAAATAAGGTACATAACTTGGCGCCGCGTACTAATCCCGCTGCTATCAAACAACTCAAATCAAAATACCGTGAAGTGGAAACCGTTACGGATGATACTTGAAGGAACTTCTTTCCAGGTCTCCGCAACgaagttcgtgtggtgagaatgcggccgACTGACCATTCAATGCAAATCTTGCCAAGGTGTCACATATAATCAGCGAGCATTAGACACGTATCCAGGACAGATCCCTACGTGGCAACTGTCCTCAGACGATTAAAAGCTGCCAAATGAACTGGATTAAGGAAATTCTCGAAACaaaagacacttgcattacgaaaccacttatttaactcaaccacgaatacaaacaataaAGCAGACACCAGCTAAACGTCGTGTGTCAACTGAAATCTacgcccaagtcgttctggaagtatgtgaaTAAGcggcgaaaagaatccggtttaccatcttgtatgtcgtttaatggagtgttgtttttgtcaaaaagtgcatcagcgggcttcttgaaccacttcggcgaatCTTCGAGTTATCACTGACTATTCAACATTctcttcctgctggaaagcaacGCACATGTTACCAAttacaaaaaaaggaaaaaacattgccaattatcggggaatctcgtgtttaggTTCCGTATCAAAACTTTTCGAGCTTaattctttcactgcaaacactacattgcagatgaccagcccggttttatgcctaaacgatcgacaacaacCAACCTGCTCTTGTTTATAACATATGTATTcaatggattcgctgacggattgcaaaccgatgctatttacatggatctatcactacatccggcatcccacaaggtaACCATCTCGGTtcagtgatattcctcctctactttaatgacgtcaatatcaaattacaaTGAATGCAACTTGCCAATGAAGATCGAACTataacagcgacccgtaagcacaatgAACGAAGTACCGATGGTGACAAGGACGTGAACGAAAATGCGAAAGAAAACAAACTGAATGACCCTCAAGTTGCGGCAGACAACGCAGCTGTTTCACAACCAAGGAAGAGGAGCTCAACACGTAGCAGCAAAGTGCTTGTTACCCGCTGGACAGGCATagtgaaaattaacttttatttttacatattgtgaaaataaaaaaatccatgactcagttatgctaacgcattgagccatgcgaataaacaaaaaaaagtccGACAAATTAACCGAAGCAAAAAGTTTCATTTCGTAGAATAAAAAACGTTCTTGTTTGTGACAACGCTAAAATCAAGATCCCCATATGTATATGGAAACATCGAAGTCAAATTGTGTGATCTGACACCCCTTCcctgaaaaatgacaaaaggtTCATGTTGTATTTCGGAGAAGTTGAATCCATTACGGAGGGCACATGGAGAAACTACAGGTATTTTAAatagtgtttttgtggtgagaacgCGGGTAGACTAACCCATTCCTTCccaccttaccctgcagtacaaaacagaaggggatagtaccattacacagcgaactctttgtacatattGAGGACAAACTAATACGTCCCAGCTCCTGTAATCAAACGGCATATTATGGCCAATACTGCCCCCAAATCGCTGTAGAAAGCTATTCTCCAGACAAGAAATGCTAACACCCAGTCTGCAATAGCATttggcggacgaattggctagagaaCGCGCTGAGACTGACTTCGTTGGCCCAACATGACAACTAAGGCGAACATGACAACTATGGACGTAGCTGGCAAACTTGTTTTCACCGAAGCAGACTACCTGGCAGCACGGGGTCGGAGAACCAGGAGTTCATTTCCTTGGTTAGCCAGCCGTGGGGATCATTGGGCACTTCGCCGAAGTCGTTAACAGTAACTTTATTGACCACTGGCAGGCGTCCCAGGGATAACTGCGAAAAATTAAGGAAACCGACCGCTCAGATTGGAAGGGACACAAGCCCACACAACCTTGAATGTACCACCTCCAATCTACACCACATACGGCACTAGGACAACAGTAAAACACATCCTCTCCAACTGCCTCGAGCTCCAGGACCTCCGGGTAAGATATGACATCCCGCCCTCAATACGCGACACGCTGACCAATGACTCCATCAAGGAAGAAATCGTCCGAAGCTTCTTTAAAGACGCCGGTCTCTTCGCCAACATTTAATCAGGAACCCACCACGACCACACTAACAATGGGCCCTCTGCCACACACTTCGCCGGTGCTGGAGAGGTCTCCCATGGCTGAGCACCATCACCAAACAGCGATAACTCCAATCAAGGCGCAGCatgggccctccgccacaccccACGAGATGGGGAGGCCACCCAGAGCCCCAACAACCTTAAACATGAAATGTAACATACGAATCGCTTTGAATGCTAATGTTTGAAAGCATGTCTCACCAAAGTACCAATGAATTCCATAATGGATTTTTCGGAAGTGTGTGTGTAAATAAACATGGATGATTATCATTTCAATATGGTTCGGAATTAGCCGGATGGCTAATATAGACATAACacttcgtttttttttaattctatgTAATGGCACTTAAGCATCATTTCAACAAAATTAAATCCGTAATCGAAACCCGCCCACTCCGAAGCCATATCCATTACCGCTACGGAAATACTTCTAATTAAATCCCACTCAATGATCAGCTGGATAGACCATCCACAGATCAGATTTGAAGGTTAATCATTGCACCATAAACAATCAATTAGTGGGATTGCATAATTTATAGGGGTTAATATCACTCACTCCAACCAACACAAACTCAGCACCGGCAGCCAAACGATTCAGTCGTTAACAAACTTTTACAGACCAAACGGTTCCACCCATTCCACCGCCGGCGGCAAAGCAAAACTTTTAATATCTTACCCTGTATTACTTTCCAATTTCGCACCCAGATAAAAAATCGCCACTTTGAGCACGCCTTCGAGGTGTCCAGCTTTCTGTTCTTCGTCGGCCCGATGACGGTCATCGCCGTGCTGTACGTCCTGATTGGGATTAAACTGCGGAAGAGCAAACTGCTGCAGGGAATCAAGCGGCAGGGTACCAGTAGCGGATCCGGAACAGGCGCGGGCAATGGCACCAGCGGTGACGCAGCATCCGGTGGGATGGGTTACCGCGGTATCACCGGCCAGACACGTGTGATACGAATGCTGGGTAAGTAGGAGGGGGTTTTGTTTGTCAATCATAACCTGCGAAGTTTATTTCACACGTTCGTTCTCTCGACACAGTGGCAGTGGTGGCGACGTTCTTCTTCTGCTGGGCCCCGTTCCACGCCCAGCGGCTGATGGCAGTGTACGGAGCGGTCACCAACACGAATAATGTGTTCTTCTTCAAGGTCTATACCGTGCTGACGTACATTTCCGGCATACTGTACTTCCTGTCGACGTGCATCAACCCGCTGCTGTATCACATCATGAGTCACAAGTTTCGCGATGCGTCCCGGGTAAGTTCTTTCTAGATTTAGGTTCTTTTCATGTTATCAGGCCCTGTAATTGCCTTGTACACTAAGAATAAAAGTCTATCGAAACAGATGGTCAAGCAAGCAAACGCGAGACAGAACTTTTCTTGTTTGGataagtttttatttttatcgtaGAAAGATTTAGGCTTTCGGACTAAAGTTAGGCAAACTTGAGAGACACCCGGAGTAAGGTGTTACATATTAATTGACTTACCGTGAAGCAAAGCAAAGCCATGACGCGACTTTTTTGCTGTAAATGTGACATTCCGTTTTAGCTGGGTTCGCCACCGATTATAGCGCACGGAACATCGTGACATGTGAGATTAATGTCTTATCTTCTGTGCCACAAGATCACCCGTCTAGCGCCAATGGTATTTGAAGAGGAAGTTGACCTGTGTCCCCTTTCAaattgacaccaacttgctgtgtTAGCTATCGGCTTTTCTCAAATTTCCACTTCGAAGCAATGATCAGCTTAGTATATTATTTGAGTCTGACAGAGAGACGAAATTCTTGTTAATTTCATTTTGACCATGCTTTAAGTTGCTTCAAGGTCGGAAAATAATACCCGCCTAAAGCATTGAATGGCCATAGTCAACATATGTTCGAGCTGTCAATAATATAAGTTAGCTAtctctaattttttattttatctgaCACTGTTCAATTAACGATGCTGCCTACAATTTAATTCAGCACTgcaattttaatatttacatTCGATTTACCGTTTTAATTCCAACTCTCACATGACAACTAGTATAGCCACCGCGCGATACGACtcaatattttgattttcaatAATCGTTTGGCAAGGTCTCCTTGGACACTGTTCATGTTTCAATGAGTTGACTGACAATATTATTATTCATACTAAGGTAATGTAGAATTTAGTCTGGGTGCCGGATTTTTGGTGACAACTTTTTTTTGTCTGCATCCGACGCCCATCACGCAGTATCCAACTGGCCACGTTCTAAATCCGTGCCACACAGAAAGACAACCAAAATTTGTGTTGCAAATTTTATGTTGTGTTTATTTCCTCTTCAAACAGTGCTTACGACTGTTACAATTTGTCCGCCTTCATTTCGGAcaatttattcagcttacataaAATCTTACGCCGAATTTCAAAGTCTCAACTTTccttttctctctctctttcctTCCGTGTCTTCCTCTTACCAGCGCACCCTAAAGCTAAGCTGCTGCGGAAAGGAGCTGAAGCGAGCGGACCATCATAACCACACGTACAGTGCCCTGTCGCGGTACGGTATGCCCGGAAACGGTGGTTCCTTTAAGATGACCTCGAATCTCGGCTATGGTAATACGATGCATCCGATGCGCGTCGCGTCCGATATGCAGTTCTGCCAGCAGGAATCGGAAATGTCACTGCTGAGGTGCGAAAAGGGTCGCTGCCATCAGAAATTCGACGTTCAGTGCGTCTCGATCAGCGGTCATTCGACGATCATGACGAACCTTAGTGGAAATGGGCTCGCTAGGTCGTCGTCGGCGGAACGAAGGCCGTCCTCTTACTGTCGCCATTCCGGAAGTTTCGGCTCGAAGGATAACGTTCGAGTGAATGCAACCGGCGGATGTTCGCTGGAGAATGGCGGTGACCCGGGAGGTAAACTTTCCACGATTGCGGAAAAGCTACGCCGTGGAACGAAGCGGGTGCTTAAATTCAACAAATCTCCCACGAGCTCGCCCACGAAAGATGATCCGGCGATTGGTGTGGTAGTGGGGGAACGGGACAGCAAGCGACGCTGGTTGAAGAAAAAGGAGAGCGTCGATTCGGTCGATACGAACACGATAAGTAACTCCAGCTTGAAAGAGTATGATGAGGAGGAGTTTTCCAGTGCGGAATTGGCGCGGTTCATGAGTGAGGTCAATAACGAAATTCGTTGAGCGGTTGGGTGAGAAACGTGTAGTACAAAAGTTTAATGAGAAACGTGTTTGTGAGTTTAAGGAACAATAGGTCCACAGTAAAAAAAAGCACAACGATCGTCTAGGTAGGACTCAGGAAATGCGGTAACTGTTTTGTCGAAGGAATGGTAGGATGTAGTTTCTTAGTATAGGCCGCGTAGGAAGTATTATTCAGACAAGCGTTtgtataagaaaactatttatttttccCTGAAGTAAATGCAGCATAGCTGTTAATAGAGTGAAAACAATACATTGTGAATAGAAATGCAAATACTTGCCTGCTAATAAGCTTTTGCCAGTCTCGCATGCTACGTATTTAGGTCTTCTAGAAAAGGACGTAGAACTCGAATTGAATCAGGAATTAAGAATGCgaaattagtattagtattgacGAAGTTAAACCCATTTATCATTCtatatttacaaaataaagaacAATGTTTTCGCTCATTTCATTCGAATTCTGTAATTGTGACTGATTTTATTCGAATTTAGTAGTAGTTTAAATTTTAGTATTGTCTATCTCAAGACAATCCAGCATTTCGTCGAAAGGTtgctagggtaatgagcctattttggccctatCAGAAAGAGGGCAGCATTATTGTGTGAATAAGTTTCTAATGAAGCTATACTATCTAGAACCATTCTTAGAATAAAGTATccgtgtactgtttcttaagcATCAATATAATACTTATTTAGCAGAAatgtctcaattttcagcataaatgaaaataaatgttctattctgtgcatcaaTGGTCACTGCAACAATCCAATGATTGCCTCTTTGGCGTGCcaaatctagttgaaacgcaatgacTTACGTTCCATTGCCCCGAAAAATTTATATAAccaggggccctattctcacagtcacgtcacctagtgactagaacaaaatttccttctagtcactaggggacgtgactgtgagaatagggcaccaggtatccagatcatgaaCACCGTcgcatgatttgtaaaacgaatcattctactTTTTTGGCCCGATCAAAAGAAATACAAACATCACACACACATACGAAGGAACCTCGTCAGTTGTTAGAAGAGCAGCTCCCAGAATTGCGCTCACTGGAAATAACCATGGGAAGGCTAAAGACTGCTGTGATTATTAACTATTGGAACCTTCAGACCGATAAACTGGCAGTCCGGCGGCTGAACAGCTGTCAGAATAAGTCTCAGCAACCCACtttgaaaaaatagatttaaaaatattttcagaataAACGTTCTTTTATTATACATATCAAATTGGCGACGaggaaaaactaaaacaaaataCAGCATAAATAGGTAAAAACGTAAGTTGAACAAATTACAAAAGCGGTCCGGTGCCTCCAATGACGAGGAAATAAGGCTATAGTTAGCGACactcaccctccgaagacgagg is part of the Topomyia yanbarensis strain Yona2022 chromosome 1, ASM3024719v1, whole genome shotgun sequence genome and encodes:
- the LOC131676964 gene encoding pyrokinin-1 receptor-like, whose protein sequence is MPLEVYGTWYPFAYPFNQVACIITGLLSETATNATVLTITSFTVERYIAICHPFRSHTMSKLSRAIKFVIAIWLVAFGLATPQALQFGVVENGNSRLCTIKNRHFEHAFEVSSFLFFVGPMTVIAVLYVLIGIKLRKSKLLQGIKRQGTSSGSGTGAGNGTSGDAASGGMGYRGITGQTRVIRMLVAVVATFFFCWAPFHAQRLMAVYGAVTNTNNVFFFKVYTVLTYISGILYFLSTCINPLLYHIMSHKFRDASRRTLKLSCCGKELKRADHHNHTYSALSRYGMPGNGGSFKMTSNLGYGNTMHPMRVASDMQFCQQESEMSLLRCEKGRCHQKFDVQCVSISGHSTIMTNLSGNGLARSSSAERRPSSYCRHSGSFGSKDNVRVNATGGCSLENGGDPGGKLSTIAEKLRRGTKRVLKFNKSPTSSPTKDDPAIGVVVGERDSKRRWLKKKESVDSVDTNTISNSSLKEYDEEEFSSAELARFMSEVNNEIR